The stretch of DNA TTTTATGACCTAACGTCTGGTAAATAGTTTGGCATGTGGTATGTTTTTAAGTCCACATGTTTTGTCTATGTGAAACTTACCTGATATCTTCTAAAACATAATAAATTAAAAGACTTTCGTTTGCATGTGTCAATAACTTGATTTAATCATAGAATTCAAGACAAATTTGGAGTTTTTTCAAGCAGAGAATGGCATTTCCTTCTATATTAATACAATACAATAATTATCTTTACACCTTACAACTTTCTGTATTTTGTCTATTGAATGGCCAAACTTGGCAGTGATAGAGCTTTAACATATGAAACAGGTAAAGTTACCAACTTTTTGGCCCTCCCCACATAAGCTCTCTTTGTTAAGTTATCATAATCATTTTCCTCTATTGCATCCAAAATTTTCCTGTACAAAATTAAGGATGACCAAACCTGCACCCAAGAAAACATATAACAAACTGATCAAGACTTAGTAAAAACAGGACATCATAAGTGTTGTTTTTTTAGGTTTAGGTACACACTATCCTCGAGTTGAATTAGGCTTTGCATGGCTGTTGTCCGCTCGTGTCATGAGAACAAGAGGAAAGACAAGTTCTTGGTCATAAATATAGGATCTTTTCGACCACTAACTATACTATATAGCCGATTAGATGCCCACCACCACCTAGGTGTATACATTTTGCATTCAGTTCTAGCTATTTCGATACCTTCTAATCGATCTGAACAACGTAACAAATGGAATATCCTTATGTTTCCTGTTTGGGACAAAAAACTTAAGTAATAACTTCCATGAACGTTTgaattgaatcaaattattttaacTTTTCATTGAAGATAATTTGGTCATATTAATGTTGTTTGTGAAACAAAAGTGTTTTTAACCTGTATGAACACTAATTTTGAGTGACTGAATCACATCTAGAGTTGGTATGGATGCAAAATTTGACCATTTCACTTTAGTCCACAAAGTCTAGGAAGGTTATGTCCATATTGTAAGAGTATGTGAAATGATCTTTGAAACACAAAAACACAACTGCACCCAAGAGCGTGGTATAGCGGTCAATAAAGTGGGTGAAAATTATGGGAAATCAGAGTTCAAATTCCAACAGTGACAAAAGGCATTAGGTGATTTCTTCCGATCTAACTAAGCCTTGTCGGGCAAAGACCAGAGTTACTTGGTTACTTGGTACCTGTGTTGGTGGGAGACCTTTATCACAAACACGCACTCACACACAAGGATGAAAAATGTAGTTAAACCTTTCCTTTATTTTCACAACTTTCTGTGTGTGGTTTTGTCATATACATGAATCTTGATTAGCCTTTGCCTATCTTGAATTGAATACTTAATACTGTAACTTTTTGAAAGTGAACTTACCGGCCAACGGCTAGCTTTGTTAAGATGAGAAGCACCCTCCTCAGCCAAGTTGAAGTAGAATTTTGCCCTTCTGATCTGCTCTTTCATGAATTCCCTCCATTGATCAGTGACTTTTCTCGAAAACACGTCTTCGGCACATATTCCATACTGTGCTAGTTCATCTTGTGGCAGATAAACTCTTCCTCTCAATGCACTAAAACAGATCAGTAGCAAAAATGGTTAGATAATCTAACATGGCAAGTTGGATTTACACTACCAAGAATTGGCCTAAATGTGAACTTACTCTTCTCCAACATCTCTAAGAATGTTAGTAAGTTGATTCCCTATGCCTAAATGAAGTGCTGAGTTATATACAGTTTGAGCTGAAACTGGAGATTCTGGTGCAATTCCCATTATTGGTACACTCATTAGTCCAACTGTTCCAGCCACACAGTAGCAGTACATATATAGTTCCTGGAAATTTGCATATCGGCTTTTCCTCGTGTCCATTCTCATTCCCTCTATCATGTCCTTGAATGGCTACATATCATAATCGCGAAAATTTGTATCAACTTACTAAACAGTTTAGTCTATTTTTAACAAGAATGAAGGGgatattgaatttctttttgtacCTTGATGTCTAAAGGGAAGTTGGAAATGGTATCAGTTAAAGCAGAATCAAGCAAGTCATAAGGTCTGCAGTTGAAAATGTCTTCTAATCTTTCTTCCCATCTATCAAGAGCAGTGTTGTTCATGTAGTCAGCATTCGGTCCATCGACAAGTTCATCTGTTCTTCTGCACCATACTTCAAAAAAAGAAGCAGAACAATTTTCAGTTCAACTTTCAAGATATAGATCAAATACAAGTTCCATACAATCTTTGCTTCAATTCCAATACTGGATATTGTTAATTTAGACCTTACTATTAAGGCCTAGTAATTTGTTTAAAACTTGGGATCATTCTATCACTATAGCTTACCATAGATAGCCCATATTGCTTTTTGTCTCTCTGCAGTCATCAGTTTAGTTCCTGCAACATGATCAAATTGAACTTTAGTCATAAGGAGGTTAAACTCGgagataacaacaacaacaaaccctgTGGAATCCCAcaaatggggtctggggaagttagtgtgtatgcagaccttacccctaccttatgaaggtagagatgttgtttcaggtagaccctcggctcaagaacagAAAAGGGAGCAATAAACAAACAATAGTATCAACAAGGTATTAGGACATTAGTCATATAACCATTAAAATGAAAACTTTGAAAGTGTAACTTAATAGCACATTAGCAATTATAGCAAAATTCGAAGCCATAAATTGTAACAAGAAAGAGATATCTATCACGTATAACTTGATATTATACTATTTGTCATATGTCAATCTTGGAGAAGGGATCAAGAGATGAACCTAAGTAGAAAGTTTTAGCATATTCTGCACAAATTTTCCTGCATAATTCATAAGCTTCTTCAAGAAACATAGGATCAAAACTTGGCTTTCTATAACAATCATTTGTAACATGTGTTTGCCTCCAAACAACTTCGCGAACACGTTGATGAGTGTGAGCAATTCCTTGTACTGATAATTCATGGATTTTACTTTGTCCCTTCTTCTTAGGTGCAACTGTAAGAACTTCAGCTCTTATAGGTAATTTTCCTCTGCAATTTTCAGATGAAAATCTTCCATTTCCTGCTCTAAGGCAAGAGTTGGGTGAATAAGGAAGTATTGTTGGACACATCTTCTGTTTTACAAACTACAGAAGATGTAGGAAATGAGAGTCTCTGCCTAAAGAAATGCTGTGGAGATAATTTATAACAATGAACTAACAAATATCTCTCAGTTGTTAAGAATTTAATTAAGTATAGTTTAGAATAGGTTGGCACAAATATCTCTCAGTTATTAAGAGTTTAATTAAGTATAGTTTAGAATAGGTTGGCTGCAAAGTTCTATAACTTGACAATTACAATGAAAAAAGACTATTTATGAGACTTTTTAAAAAACACAAAGGTGGTTACAACTTTGTCATTTCCTCCGTGCTTTTTAATATTCAATTTAACTTAGTAACACGgttagtgaggattcatatacCTGTCCCAACTTATTTGGAACTAAGGCGTAGtcgaccccaacttgtttgggactaaGGCGTAGTCgatcccaacttgtttgggattgaggCGTAGTCGTTATCGTTTATACAGACATTGTGTAACCTGCTTTGTTTTCCAGGCTTGTAATAATCTCACCTTTTCTGGACAGTTACCTACCATTATCTTCTACGTGACTGAATAGTTTGAATCTTTTACATCGACGATATAGTAGTTAAACTCTTTTAACATTTTATTTCAGAATGCTAAGTTTAAACTAAGAAAATGCTATTGGAGAGCTCCATGTTACTCAAGATTCCCATATGGATTGTTCTCTTAGGCCACGATCATTGTTCTTTTGTCTCTTAGTCAAAATCAGGAGTGAATTTCTAGTGAGATTTACCAAATAGCTGGACCACCAATCTTTGGTTTAAAAAATTTACTTCTTTTCTTGTATTACAAAAACTAGTgcttatttttctaaatgggtattatattatgtatatatttttgttatttgttaactttattttttggtaatatacaacaacaataacctagTAAAATCCCACAGGTGGGGGTTGGG from Nicotiana tomentosiformis chromosome 11, ASM39032v3, whole genome shotgun sequence encodes:
- the LOC104098801 gene encoding phytoene synthase 2, chloroplastic-like; this encodes MCPTILPYSPNSCLRAGNGRFSSENCRGKLPIRAEVLTVAPKKKGQSKIHELSVQGIAHTHQRVREVVWRQTHVTNDCYRKPSFDPMFLEEAYELCRKICAEYAKTFYLGTKLMTAERQKAIWAIYVWCRRTDELVDGPNADYMNNTALDRWEERLEDIFNCRPYDLLDSALTDTISNFPLDIKPFKDMIEGMRMDTRKSRYANFQELYMYCYCVAGTVGLMSVPIMGIAPESPVSAQTVYNSALHLGIGNQLTNILRDVGEDALRGRVYLPQDELAQYGICAEDVFSRKVTDQWREFMKEQIRRAKFYFNLAEEGASHLNKASRWPVWSSLILYRKILDAIEENDYDNLTKRAYVGRAKKLVTLPVSYVKALSLPSLAIQ